In the Streptomyces fradiae ATCC 10745 = DSM 40063 genome, one interval contains:
- a CDS encoding SurA N-terminal domain-containing protein, whose protein sequence is MHRRRRTALSVSAALVAAAPLLSACGSDAHPGAAAVVGGQRIETTALQAQVRDVRTAQEASPQGDQLIRATGDLSREKLNGMIFDRVVEKVAADAGITASRKEVQRTRSDAARQYGGDRGLAEMLLRQQGTAPGEIDGLVRRNVLMNKIAERYGVTNTPEGQEKLTKLFGAASKELGVDVNPRYGTWDHDRIQLGEQQAPWLRQVSQDPAAVPAVG, encoded by the coding sequence TTGCACCGCCGCCGTCGCACCGCCCTCTCCGTGTCCGCCGCCCTCGTCGCCGCGGCCCCACTCCTCAGCGCCTGCGGCAGCGACGCCCACCCGGGCGCGGCGGCCGTCGTCGGCGGCCAGCGGATCGAGACGACCGCCCTCCAGGCCCAGGTCCGGGACGTCCGCACGGCGCAGGAGGCGTCGCCCCAGGGCGACCAGCTCATCCGCGCCACGGGCGACCTCAGCCGCGAGAAGCTCAACGGAATGATCTTCGACCGGGTGGTGGAGAAGGTCGCCGCCGACGCCGGCATCACCGCCAGCCGCAAGGAGGTCCAGCGGACCCGGAGCGACGCCGCCCGCCAGTACGGCGGCGACCGCGGGCTCGCCGAGATGCTCCTGCGGCAGCAGGGCACCGCCCCCGGCGAGATCGACGGCCTGGTCCGCCGCAACGTCCTCATGAACAAGATCGCCGAGAGGTACGGGGTGACCAACACCCCCGAGGGCCAGGAGAAGCTCACCAAGCTGTTCGGCGCCGCCTCCAAGGAGCTCGGCGTCGACGTGAACCCCCGGTACGGCACCTGGGACCACGACCGCATCCAGCTCGGCGAGCAGCAGGCCCCCTGGCTGCGCCAGGTCAGCCAGGACCCGGCGGCGGTCCCGGCCGTCGGGTAG
- a CDS encoding GtrA family protein, whose amino-acid sequence MTGVSGQIVRFALVGVVNTGTYYGCYLLFLALGLPYVAAHVVAFLLSMTGSFFLTSHFTYRTRPTWRKFLLFPLTNAANFVITTAGVWLLVGVAGLSSRYAPLLAAAAAIPVTFVVSRTIMLRPEERGGRGGRGGPRGRGGRRGRGNPGDRDSLAEVAPK is encoded by the coding sequence ATGACCGGCGTCAGCGGCCAGATCGTCAGGTTCGCCCTGGTCGGGGTGGTGAACACCGGCACCTACTACGGCTGCTACCTGCTGTTCCTCGCGCTCGGCCTGCCGTACGTCGCCGCGCACGTCGTCGCGTTCCTGCTGTCGATGACCGGCTCGTTCTTCCTCACCAGCCACTTCACCTACCGCACCCGCCCCACCTGGCGGAAGTTCCTGCTCTTCCCCCTCACCAACGCCGCCAACTTCGTGATCACCACCGCCGGGGTGTGGCTGCTGGTCGGGGTGGCGGGCCTGTCCAGCCGGTACGCGCCGCTGCTCGCGGCCGCCGCGGCCATCCCCGTCACGTTCGTCGTCTCCCGGACGATCATGCTGCGCCCCGAGGAGCGCGGAGGGCGCGGAGGGCGCGGAGGGCCGAGAGGGCGGGGAGGACGGCGAGGGCGCGGGAACCCGGGGGACCGTGACTCGTTGGCAGAAGTGGCTCCGAAGTAG
- a CDS encoding glycosyltransferase family 2 protein, producing the protein MLISIVVPCYDEEEIIARFHEHVTRELGHIAADFELVYVDDGSRDRTLELLQERAAADPRVRYVSFSRNFGKEAAMLAGLRHAAGDAVVLMDADLQHPPRLVGRMLELHAEGWDQVVARRTRDGDRVTRTLLARGYYRVINRLVDVELVDGVGDFRLLSRRAVDAVLELTEYNRFSKGIFAWVGFPTTTFEYRNEGRESGRSKWTLRKLFDYGLDGLLSFNDKPLRLALHLGLVLVGTASLYAAWIVGDALVNGVDTPGYVTLLVAVTALAGVQMVMLGVIGEYVGRIYYEVKRRPHFLVKAANTGAPRTRPSPGEFSRR; encoded by the coding sequence GTGCTGATCTCGATAGTGGTGCCCTGTTACGACGAAGAGGAGATCATCGCCCGGTTCCACGAGCACGTCACCCGGGAACTGGGTCACATCGCGGCGGACTTCGAGCTCGTCTACGTGGACGACGGCAGCCGCGACCGCACCCTGGAGCTGCTCCAGGAGCGGGCCGCCGCCGACCCGCGCGTGCGCTACGTCTCCTTCAGCCGGAACTTCGGCAAGGAGGCCGCCATGCTCGCCGGGCTCCGCCATGCCGCCGGGGACGCGGTGGTCCTCATGGACGCCGACCTCCAGCACCCGCCGCGCCTCGTCGGCCGCATGCTGGAGCTGCACGCCGAGGGCTGGGACCAGGTCGTCGCCCGCCGGACCCGCGACGGCGACCGGGTCACCCGCACCCTGCTCGCCCGCGGCTACTACCGGGTGATCAACCGGCTGGTGGACGTGGAGCTGGTCGACGGCGTCGGCGACTTCCGGCTGCTGTCGCGCCGCGCGGTCGACGCGGTCCTGGAGCTCACCGAGTACAACCGCTTCTCGAAAGGGATCTTCGCCTGGGTCGGGTTCCCCACGACGACCTTCGAGTACCGCAACGAGGGCCGCGAGTCGGGCCGCTCGAAATGGACGCTCCGGAAGCTGTTCGACTACGGGCTGGACGGGCTGCTCTCCTTCAACGACAAACCGCTCCGCCTCGCCCTCCACCTGGGGCTCGTCCTGGTGGGCACCGCGTCCCTGTACGCGGCGTGGATCGTGGGCGACGCCCTGGTCAACGGCGTCGACACGCCCGGATACGTCACCCTGCTGGTCGCCGTCACCGCGCTCGCCGGTGTCCAGATGGTCATGCTCGGCGTGATCGGGGAGTATGTGGGCCGTATCTACTACGAGGTGAAGCGGCGCCCCCACTTCCTGGTGAAGGCGGCGAACACCGGTGCCCCGCGCACCCGACCGTCACCCGGGGAGTTCAGTCGAAGATGA
- a CDS encoding YfhO family protein yields MAALPAALLAVAAVCAGDAAARTFPFGARTRAVNDLGNQFVPFHAHLWDLLHGRAGGGVLLNWRSGYGTSLLPDLGTYLTSPFALLVAVFPRERIDLAVYVVTALKPGAAAAAMAVVLLRQRRGPRWGAAVLGAAYALCGWAVVEAAYNPMWLDGLIAFPLLCLVVEWVREGRRTALGPVVVALCWAANFYTAYMATLGAGLVLLVRIAVGAGAGRAGSAERGSGGVAGRGTGAVLGRAVLTVLLGVGLAAPVLVPVFLGSRHAYPGWTRRFEAAEWADVAARVLPVTYSFFTPALFLGAGALLLAAALPFHRAVAGRERGGWCALAAGVVLSAQWEPTHLVWHVFATPNGSPYRQTFVLAGVVVMAAWTGVAAGGWPGWRPLLGGAAVLGAVAAGAAGSALVSGAAYGLFGGAALVAVAGVLLLRAGAGPVRGAGSGREALSEAGPRGDGLWGAGALRRAGGGRRSPRGAGLRGVLRGAGLRGVLRGAGHGRRVLRGAGGLLLAGTVVVPGAATTAYADRERPARLDHYPSWGAAHDARAAAVRGADGWPGHRTEPGRPQLTGNDPLLVGGQGAAYYSSHTPEVWTRTLAALGGGWTSHGRSLQSLDNPVTDALFAVGARWRDGRLVWNAQRLPLVTVRPSNPRELRYGASAFRNQELLLGSRVYGLPSDGVCPVGHEVFAWAPDFTGTARLGGGRPVELRGGLPKRRAAMTPLGVQRVAGARVEWRGRGAVPGGSVGCLDRALLGEAVARLRAGAAVDVRVDGDRVEARLAPGARGVAVLAAPRIAGWRCEGRPAGEHLGLMAVRVPPGARSVSCAFRTPGLRAGAAAGALAVAGLVVAGFALRPPGPAGPAGVARPAGVARPAGPSGAAGMARASGVAGPAGASGVAAPAGVVRAVGAVRAVGARLRRARRPYATKTSPAHHRAVSRERGGAA; encoded by the coding sequence GTGGCCGCCCTGCCCGCCGCGCTGCTGGCCGTGGCGGCGGTCTGCGCCGGTGACGCCGCCGCCCGCACCTTCCCCTTCGGGGCGCGCACCCGTGCCGTCAACGACCTCGGCAACCAGTTCGTGCCGTTCCACGCCCACCTGTGGGACCTGCTGCACGGTCGGGCCGGCGGCGGGGTGCTGCTCAACTGGCGCTCGGGCTACGGGACCAGCCTGCTCCCCGATCTGGGCACCTATCTGACCAGCCCGTTCGCCCTGCTCGTCGCGGTCTTCCCACGGGAGCGGATCGACCTGGCCGTGTACGTGGTGACGGCCCTGAAGCCGGGCGCCGCCGCTGCCGCCATGGCCGTGGTGCTGCTGCGGCAGCGGCGGGGCCCCCGGTGGGGCGCCGCCGTGCTCGGCGCCGCCTACGCGCTGTGCGGCTGGGCGGTGGTGGAGGCCGCCTACAACCCGATGTGGCTGGACGGGCTGATCGCCTTCCCGCTGCTGTGCCTGGTGGTGGAGTGGGTGCGGGAGGGGCGGCGGACCGCGCTGGGGCCGGTCGTCGTGGCCCTGTGCTGGGCGGCGAACTTCTACACGGCGTACATGGCCACGCTGGGCGCGGGGCTGGTGCTGCTCGTGCGCATCGCGGTGGGGGCCGGGGCGGGGCGTGCGGGGTCCGCGGAGCGTGGGTCCGGGGGCGTCGCCGGGCGCGGGACGGGGGCGGTGCTGGGGCGGGCGGTGCTGACCGTGCTGCTGGGGGTGGGGCTGGCGGCGCCGGTACTGGTGCCGGTGTTCCTCGGGTCGCGGCACGCCTATCCGGGGTGGACCCGCCGGTTCGAGGCGGCGGAGTGGGCCGACGTGGCCGCGCGGGTGCTCCCGGTGACGTACAGCTTCTTCACCCCCGCGCTGTTCCTGGGCGCGGGGGCGCTGCTGCTCGCCGCCGCGTTGCCCTTCCACCGGGCGGTGGCCGGGCGGGAGCGGGGCGGGTGGTGCGCGCTGGCCGCGGGGGTGGTGCTGTCGGCGCAGTGGGAGCCGACGCACCTGGTGTGGCATGTGTTCGCCACGCCGAACGGCAGCCCGTACCGGCAGACGTTCGTCCTGGCCGGTGTGGTGGTGATGGCGGCGTGGACGGGGGTGGCCGCGGGCGGCTGGCCGGGATGGCGTCCGCTGCTGGGCGGGGCGGCGGTGCTGGGCGCGGTCGCGGCCGGCGCGGCGGGCAGCGCGCTGGTGTCGGGCGCGGCGTACGGGCTGTTCGGCGGCGCGGCGCTGGTCGCGGTGGCGGGGGTACTGCTGCTGCGCGCGGGGGCGGGGCCGGTCCGGGGGGCGGGGTCCGGGCGGGAGGCGTTGAGCGAGGCGGGGCCCCGGGGGGACGGCCTGTGGGGAGCGGGGGCGCTGCGGCGGGCGGGGGGCGGACGGCGGTCGCCGCGGGGTGCGGGGCTCCGGGGTGTGCTCCGTGGTGCGGGGCTCCGGGGTGTGCTCCGTGGTGCGGGGCACGGGCGGCGGGTGCTGCGGGGGGCGGGGGGACTGCTGCTGGCGGGCACCGTGGTCGTGCCGGGGGCGGCCACCACCGCGTACGCCGACCGGGAGCGGCCCGCGCGGCTGGACCACTACCCGTCCTGGGGCGCCGCGCACGACGCGCGGGCGGCGGCCGTGCGGGGCGCGGACGGCTGGCCCGGCCACCGGACGGAGCCGGGCCGGCCGCAGCTGACGGGCAACGACCCGCTGCTGGTCGGCGGGCAGGGCGCCGCGTACTACAGCAGCCACACCCCCGAGGTGTGGACCCGGACCCTCGCGGCGCTCGGGGGCGGCTGGACCTCGCACGGGCGCAGCCTCCAGAGCCTCGACAACCCCGTGACGGACGCCCTGTTCGCGGTGGGCGCCCGGTGGCGCGACGGGCGGCTGGTGTGGAACGCGCAGCGGCTGCCGCTGGTGACGGTCCGGCCGTCCAATCCGCGCGAGCTCCGGTACGGCGCCTCCGCGTTCCGCAACCAGGAGCTGCTGCTCGGGTCCCGCGTCTACGGCCTCCCCTCCGACGGGGTGTGCCCGGTCGGCCACGAGGTCTTCGCCTGGGCGCCCGACTTCACCGGAACGGCGCGCCTCGGCGGCGGCCGGCCGGTCGAGCTGCGCGGCGGGCTGCCCAAGCGGCGGGCCGCCATGACCCCGCTCGGCGTCCAGCGCGTGGCGGGCGCGCGCGTGGAGTGGCGGGGCCGGGGTGCCGTGCCGGGGGGTTCCGTCGGCTGCCTCGACCGGGCGCTGCTGGGCGAGGCGGTGGCCCGGCTGCGCGCCGGGGCGGCGGTGGACGTACGGGTGGACGGCGACCGGGTGGAGGCCCGGCTGGCGCCGGGGGCGCGCGGGGTGGCCGTCCTGGCGGCGCCCCGGATCGCCGGGTGGCGGTGCGAGGGCCGGCCGGCCGGGGAGCACCTGGGGCTGATGGCCGTTCGGGTGCCACCGGGCGCGCGGTCGGTGAGCTGCGCGTTCCGCACGCCGGGGCTGCGCGCCGGGGCGGCCGCCGGGGCGCTGGCGGTGGCGGGGCTGGTGGTGGCGGGGTTCGCCCTGCGGCCGCCGGGGCCTGCGGGGCCTGCGGGGGTCGCACGGCCGGCGGGGGTCGCACGGCCGGCGGGGCCGTCGGGGGCCGCGGGCATGGCGCGGGCGTCGGGGGTGGCGGGGCCTGCGGGGGCGTCGGGGGTGGCGGCGCCTGCGGGGGTGGTGCGGGCGGTGGGGGCGGTGCGGGCGGTGGGGGCGCGGCTCCGGCGCGCGCGCCGCCCGTACGCCACCAAGACTTCACCCGCGCACCACCGTGCGGTCTCCCGCGAGCGGGGCGGCGCGGCGTAG